The DNA region TCAAAGACAGGTTGCTTGGCTGCACAACTGAAAGTCTCCCACAGACGGTAGCTAACATTTTGCCTTCTAAACCCTGAATTCTGAAATAAATACTAGTATTGGGGTTTCCTTTACAGAGTTTGAGTCCTAACATGTCTGGTATATATTCTGTAGTGTTTTGAAGTAAAGGAAAAAACACTTACTTCTCAGCAGCAGTTTGGTCCCTCCACCGAACGTGAACCACAGTGATACAGTCTAGTTAAGACGCCGTACAACAACCTCCTTCACACAAGAGTGAGCACACCCTGCACTAACAGAACCACTCATACAGCtccacacagcgttgtacaactTTACTATACTCATAAAGCATTACACATCTTCACATACAACTACAGTATTTGACACTCTTAATATAGGAAATATTGTAGCAAGCGATACTCATGTTTTATCATttacaattacatgacattttattcatttagcagacattcttatccagagcacctctgtgcattcatcttaagatagctaggtgggacaaccacaatAATTAAGCACATTATGTACCTATACAGCATACTATGATTAATGAAGTCTCTGATTTGAGCTCCTTAATGTCTCCACCCACATGTTTTTAACTCCAATGATGTCATATGTTATCAGAATGCATATGGGCAGACTGAAACATTGTCATTTGCGACAAATATCAATATTGACAATTGTGCCATTTTACTGTCAACAACAGAAATATAAAGCAATTCACATGATGATTATTTGCAGTTTATTATTCTGTCCTGAGGTAGGGTGTTTCCATAGAGGAGGTGCTTTGCATTGGCAGCTCATGCTTCAGTGCTCTGGGAGTGTTTATAGCCCTGTGAGTTTCAGACTGCAGGACTGAGATCTGTCCTTCAACACAACAGAAACCACGACAACCATGACTCTGATCACCATCTTCATCTGGACACTGGTCTGCTGCTGTCTCAAAGGTCTGTTGTTTTATAACTCTTACAATGGAAAAATACATGTTGAGTACCTTGTATAATCATTGAAATGGATCTTAATGAATAAACATCCCTGTATAAAATATTATGAAGTATAAATGATTTGTTATTTATACTCGTTGATATTTTTCCTCTTCAGGATCCAGAGGTCAGGTGACTGTGACTCAGCCTCCTGTAGTGACATTTTCTCCAGGAGACCCTGTCACTCTGACCTGTACAACCAACCCTAAAGTGTCCAGATACAGTGATGGAGATGAGGGTGCGTTCTGGTATCAACAGAGACCTGGAGAAGCTCCAAAACTCCTGATAAGAAACATAAAGACACGGCTAGATGGGATTCCTGCAAGATTCAGTGGCAGTGGGTCTGAGAGGGACTTCACTTtgaccatcagtggagtccaggctgaagatgcagCAGTTTACTACTGTCATAGTCACCACTATCTCTATAGTAAAAACTTGTTCACACAGTGATTTAGAGACGTACAAAAACCTCCTGTACAAAATGACACACATCACTGGTCCACTGAACACAGAACTAAGGGTCTTTACAAACTAGTTTCATAACTCTTCATCCTCCCATGTCTACAAATATCCCTCCTTATTAGAATGATACAGGTGAAATAGTCCCATTGAGGATTAATAATCCTTATCATGACAACATAAGATCATGTGTGAAGCAAGAAGGTTGGTGTGCCTCAATGCTTGGTTGAccaaccagacacacacagctgGCCAACACTTCTGTGGAGCagtattgagtgtgtgtgtaagtgcatgCATGGGTTTGActgagagagagccctgtgaaaCAGAAACTTAGATTTGCATGGCCCCTCTCCCAGAATAGAGCAGTACACTCCCCAGATGTTCCCCCATCCTTAACACCCCACCAGCGCTAGACCAGAGGAGGTCAAAGATCAAAGTCAGAGGTTAGATGTCAGTCACAGGTCATTTTATAGGTCACTGCACTAGTCTTGTGTGGTGTACACAGGAAGAGGTTGGACACCGGACGTCAGCCAGACTGGTAGAGGTCAAAGATTTTAAAAAGTCAGAGGTCAGTTCCCCAGGGAATAGTCATTTCAACCCCAATATGCCACCAGACTGCCTGTCACTTTGTTCTAGTCAGCTTTTAGTTAGAGACTAGATGATGAGAGCACCATTTACTAAGGTCACATTTTACATCCCTAGTGCCCACTAGAATGGCATGAGGAAGTATTAGATAACTAGTGATGTACATCTGAAGATTCATCATGAATTCATCAGGAATCAGCACTGAGACAGATTCAACATTGATTCATCAGGAATCAGCACTGAGACAGATTCATCATGAATTCATCAGGAATCAGTACTGAGACAGATGCATCATGAATTCAACAGGAATCAGCACTGAGACAGATTCATCATGAATTCATCAGGAATCAGCACTGAGACAGATTCATCAGGAATCAGCactgagccagtttcatcatgaaTTCATCAGGAATCAGCACTGAGACAGATTCATCATGAATTAATCAGgaatcagcactgagacagtTTCATCCTGAATTCACCAGGAATCAGCACTGAGCCAGATTCAACATTAATTCATCATgaatcagcactgagacagtTTCATCAGGAATTCATCAGGAATCAGCACTGAGACAGATTCATCATGAATTCATCAGGAATCAGCACTGAGCCAGTTTCATCCTGAAATCACCAGGAATCAGCACTGAGCCAGATTCAACATTAATTCATCATGAATCAGCactgagccagtttcatcaggaATTCATCAGGAATCAGCACTAGGCCAGATTCATCATGAATTCATCATGAATCAGCACTGAGTCAGTTTCATCATGAATTCATCATGAATCAGCactgagccagtttcatcaggaATTCATCATgaatcagcactgagacagtttcatcatgaaTTCATCATgaatcagcactgagacagtttcatcatgaaTTCATCATgaatcagcactgagacagtttcatcatgaaTTCATCATgaatcagcactgagacagtttcatcatgaaTTCATCATGAATCAGCACTGAGACAGATGGAAGTCTTCATCTCAGTTTAGAATACCTCCAGGGTCACTGACAGGTCAGCCAGTGGCAAAGGTCAACAGTTCCAAAATCAcatgctcagacacacacaacctacTAATGCCTCCACCAGTACCTGTCCTGTACCACACTGGGGCATCTCCCAGACCTAACCCTGAGTAAACTAGACTGGATATCAGACAGAGGATAACATTCACCTCTAGCTGATATGTCTGACCTAGCAAGGTCAAGAATCTGATATAAATGGGTTCTTACACGCTAATAATTCTTTATTACACAATACTGGAGAGTATAAATGCCATTTAAGATTAGATCTCATATGTttctctgtatttatttatttaatttggcaagtcagtaaagaacaaattgttatttacaatgacggcctacaatgGACAaacccgggccaattgtgcgctcccctatgggattcccaatcacaggccggatgtgatacagcctggagtcaaaccagggtgtctgtagtaatgcctctagcactgagatgcagcaccttagaccactgtgccactcaggagccctgtaGCTTTCCACACATTTACTGAATATGCTATAATGGATCCAAACAATAAGTCCACCTGATGCTTTTGTTCTCTGTAATGTTGCATATTCAATCTGTGGTCTCTTTCTCCCCCAAATGAACAACTTCATTACAGAGTCAAGTTTAGACCAATAGTCTATAGGAGGCGGCAGTGGGAACATGGAACTGGTAAAATTGATACGAAGGAGGACATTCATTTTAATCATTGAGATTCTAGCATGTAAAGAAGTGGCCATAGCAGACCATCCATTTATCTATTTCTGGATATTCTGAAAGGTTTCTAAGTAGTTCTTCCTGAAAgtagtgtgaatagagggggttAAGTAATGTCTAAGTAGGTGGTTTGTTTCTTCACTGGGATAAAGGGTGGTAGTTGCTTCCCTTAGCTGAGTTAAGAGGTAGTagatctgttttagaccagttgATCTTGTAACCAGACCGTGACCTGAATGCTGTGAAAACAGACATTATTGTCTGGAGGGATTCCTGAACATTTGCAACGTAAAGCAGTATGTCATCTGCATACAGAGAACTTGCTTGTTAAGACAAGGTTGGACATTTACTGCCACCTGCCATAATGGAGTGTTTCCACATGAGGATAATGCATTGGCTGATTCCTCCTGATGATCTGTATGGAATTATGTGATCattccttaacccataggaagtcccacctagttgactacttcaaaatggtggaatccctcaatggcaatgtccatgcaaAACGGTTATATCCATCTGAGGCCTCAATCATTATTTATGGTCTGAACTGAACTTCAGCATGACGCCATTTTAGCACAAGTCTAGAATATCAAGTATAGAATAGCAATACACTAGCATTGAATGGATACACTTAAATGTAACTAAAATCTATGGTCAATTACAGGCCTGCCACAGATTTAGGTAAGCTATTTCCTTCCATGTTTAAGATTATTGTGTTTATGTCATTGCATTAACAGTTTCATCATCTGTCCTAAGGTAGGGTATTTCCATAGAGCAGGTGCTTTGCATTGGCAGCTCATTCTTCAGTGCTCTGGGAGTGTTTATAGCCCTGAGAGTTTCACACTTCATGAATTATATCTGTCCTGACAGTACGACTGCAGTGTTATCAGCATTGGGTCCAGTCTGTTCAGTCTTCTCAGAGCCacagatgatgatgaagatgatgaagatGACATCACTGATTCCACTGCTGATCATAATGGGGTTCCTGACCCAAGGTTAGAAATTCTCAGCATCTCTCCCTGTGGTCTACTGGTTTTAACAGGTTTTAATGGGCCTGTACATGTTTGGACATGGGAAATGTTTTCAATGCTTTTCATCTGGATTATTAAGACGACTCAAAGCTACATTTTTCTGTTTCAATTTCAGAGTCATCTGCACAACGTGTCCTGAATCAAGCTGATGAATCTAAGTCAGTTCGTCTGGGAGACAGCGTGTCTATCAAAGCTGTTGCAAGTTCAACCGGTATTGATGATGACATGAGCTGGTACCTGCTGAAACCTGGACAGGCTCCTACACTCCTCATCTATAAAGTAAAAGCCCTTCAGTCTGGAACAccatctagattcagtggcagtAGATCAGGTACCGAGTACACTCTTACAATCAGTGATTTCCAagctgaagatgcaggagattactatggtATGGGTGTATATGGTGGACCAGAGTACTTCACACAGTGATTTAGAGTCGTACAAAAACCTtcctcagtcagactgcacagAGACTGTACTGCTGCAGCTGGGACCTACTGCAGGTGTTGAGGAACAACAGACTATGATATGAAACACTGGTTCACTGAACACACAACTCTAGTTATATGACATCACCAAGCATAAATAACCACTACTTTACCACCAATGGTCAGATAATGTGGTTCCCAGAATAGAGCACCTCTGTCCACTGAAATTCATAACCACCACTTTACCCCCATTCTGAAAATCTGGTTACAACTCACAAATTAATCTCAAATTCACAAAATAGTTTAGTCATGATCAAAACTAACAACTATGTCCCATAACCTCCTCCCATGTCTATAATGGTCAGATGATGTGGTTCAGCTCCTGTCCCCAGATATTCACTGTCCCAAGGGGGTCTGTTCACtacccatcccccctccccccttccaaCCTTCTAATGTTCAGTTAGTCTTTGTTTAGTCTTTGTTTAACCACAAGTCCACAGATATTCACTTCTATTTCTTTACATAATACAAATCAGGGACACCTTGTTTGACATTAATACAAAGTATTTTATTTAGTTAACATTTCCAATCTGAATGCAGAAGCAATAAAACACAGGTACAGATTTAAAGATGCAGAATCCCAGATTGATGACCAGAGATGAAGCTCTAGATAGATTTCTAGAATGATAGAATGACAGATAGGTAGATGTTCTCTGTGTACAGGGTGTCtactgggagcagtggtgtggCTCCAGTGTGTGAGTGACGGGGGTCTGGTCCTTTAGGGAGGCCTCACAGGTGACTGAGCCAGCCTTCCTCCACTGGTCAGTGGGGAGGGTGAGGCTGCTGCTCCAGCTGTAGTGACTGTCCTTCTCCAGGACCTCCAGACTCTGGCTGCCCTGCAAGGGCCCCCCGGCCCCCAGCCTCCAACCCAGCTTCCAGCCCCCCGGGAAGCCCCTGTTGGCCAGGCACACTAGAGCCACATtcccctgttcctgctcctcacTGGAGGGAAGTAGGACAGTCAGGGAGGGAGGTACCACACCCActaggagagagaagatgaggggGGATAGGAGAGATAACATGTAAGGGTTAAACTGGACAAGACCTTGAAGAACTTTCAGCAACTTTAATATGAGGAAACAAATATGATATTTGTATTGTATAAAATAGTCTGTGAAAAAGGCaagttatatataaatatatattacaCACTCTTTAACTTCCCTCCAATATCATTGATGAAGCAACACCACACACTACAGTCAGTGATGCATTAAAGTACAGAAAGGAAACTGACTtgcttacaaaataaaatgcatttaacAATGCTGCTGAACTGTTTTTGTGTATTTAAAGACATCGAACACATCAAACTATTATTTTTTGGCATATTAGGTTTTTGTCCTTGAATGATCATTAGGGTATGTGGAAACACACTCGGAATCAAATAAATTCAACAAATCAAATAAATTAAACATTAAAAACTACAACTTTTTCTGAATAATTACTTTTTATTTACTTTACCAGTATATAAATGTTCAATTGAATTTATTATAAAAAGGATGAATCTCTTGTACTTACAGTCAACGATGAGTTTGGTGCCTCCACCGAAAGTGTACCACAGTGACACAGACTCATTGAACAGCCGTACAAAAACCTCCTGCACTTTACACACACCAGTAACTCTCTACACAACACACATTCAACCCTACCACTGATTGTCTGTCAAAAACAGGATGTGTAGGTCATAACTTTTCAAATTAGTTTAAGTTTGATATTTTACATGATTACTTTTTGCTGAATTCCCCCCTGActataaaatgtaaatgttggaGATGTGTAATATCTCTGACAAACTCActaagtattaatttaagtttaATATTTTACATGATTACTTTTTGCTGAATTCCCCCCTGACTATAAAATCTAAATGTTGGAGATGTGTAATATCTCTGACAAACTCActaagtattaatttaagtttaATATTTTACATGATTACTTTTTGCTGAATTCCCCCCGACTATAAAATCTAAATGTTGGAGATGTGTAATATCTCTGACAAACTCActaagtattaatttaagtttaATATTTTACATGATTACTTTTTGCTGAATTCCCCCCTGActataaaatgtaaatgttggaGATGTGTAATATCTCTGACAAACTCActaagtattaatttaagtttaATATTTTACATGATTACTTTTTGCTGAATTCCCCCCGACTATAAAATCTAAATGTTGGAGATGTGTAATATCTCTGACAAACTCACTACGTATTAATTTAAGTTTAATATTTTACATGATTACTTTTTGCTGAATTCCCCCCTGACTATAAAATATAAATGTTGGAGATGTGTAATATCTCTGACAAACTCActaagtattaatttaagtttaATATTTTACATGATTACTTTTTGCTGAATTCCCCCCTGACTATAAAATCTAAATGTTGGAGATGTGTAATATCTCTGACAAACTCActaagtattaatttaagtttaATATTTTACATGATTACTTTTTGCTGAATTCCCCCCTGACTATAAAATCTAAATGTTGGAGATGTGTAATATC from Oncorhynchus clarkii lewisi isolate Uvic-CL-2024 unplaced genomic scaffold, UVic_Ocla_1.0 unplaced_contig_1716_pilon_pilon, whole genome shotgun sequence includes:
- the LOC139398512 gene encoding immunoglobulin lambda-like polypeptide 5; translated protein: MISSGISDIIFIIFIIICGSEKTEQTGPKAANTEVLKCQEQRFLYVYKSLCEHITTVETLTVVNCCIFSLDSTDVQEVFVRLFNESVSLWYTFGGGTKLIVDLGVVPPSLTVLLPSSEEQEQGNVALVCLANRGFPGGWKLGWRLGAGGPLQGSQSLEVLEKDSHYSWSSSLTLPTDQWRKAGSVTCEASLKDQTPVTHTLEPHHCSQ